The Panicum virgatum strain AP13 chromosome 5K, P.virgatum_v5, whole genome shotgun sequence genome has a window encoding:
- the LOC120705661 gene encoding B-box zinc finger protein 22-like — protein MKVLCSACEAAEARVLCCADEAALCARCDRDVHSANRLAGKHHRLPLQPPAAASAPGCDICQESHAYFFCVEDRALLCRSCDVAVHSANAFVSGHRRFLLTGVQVGLQPDAQEPPPDPPNAAAAAPAPLPTPPPAKKARSSPAPLYSDDDIDWGAGGPDVGIAGSLPDWSVVDEQFGAPVPTPAEPVVSRTPSKRSPRRTLAAAFTVQGGFAGGMPDWALDEFFGFSEFNAGLGFTENVPSKADSGKLGSTDGSPTGRSSSGSAQDFFGQVPEFHQWSVPELPSPPTASGLHWQGGPRHGATAADIAAVSVPDISSPKNPFRCFAAGAGQTQPPPPKRRR, from the exons ATGAAGGTGCTCTGCTCCGCGTGCGAGGCGGCCGAGGCGCGCGTGCTCTGCTGCGCCGACGAGGCCGCCCTCTGCGCGCGCTGCGACCGCGACGTGCACTCCGCCAACCGCCTCGCCGGCAAGCACCACCGCCTGCCGCtccagccgcccgccgccgcctccgcgcccggCTGCGACATATGCCAG GAGTCCCACGCCTACTTCTTCTGCGTCGAGGACCGCGCGCTGCTCTGCCGGAGCTGCGACGTCGCCGTGCACTCGGCCAACGCCTTCGTCTCCGGCCACCGAAGGTTCCTCCTCACCGGCGTCCAGGTCGGCCTGCAGCCCGACGCCCaggagccgccgccggatcccccgaacgccgccgccgcagcaccagCTCCCCTGCcaacaccgccgccggccaagaAGGCGCGCAGCAGCCCGGCGCCGCTCTACAGCGACGACGACATCGACTGGGGGGCCGGAGGCCCGGACGTAGGCATCGCCGGGAGCCTGCCGGACTGGTCGGTCGTGGATGAGCAGTTCGGCGCTCCGGTGCCGACACCCGCGGAGCCGGTGGTGAGCAGAACCCCCTCGAAGCGGAGCCCCCGGCGGACGCTCGCGGCGGCGTTCACCGTCCAGGGCGGCTTTGCAGGGGGCATGCCGGACTGGGCGCTGGACGAGTTCTTCGGCTTCTCCGAGTTCAACGCCGGCCTCGGCTTCACCGAGAATGTGCCGTCCAAG GCTGACAGCGGGAAGCTCGGGAGCACGGACGGGTCGCCGACCGGCCGGTCGTCGTCCGGCTCGGCGCAGGATTTCTTCGGGCAGGTGCCGGAGTTCCACCAGTGGTCCGTGCCggagctcccctccccgccCACGGCCTCGGGCCTCCACTGGCAGGGCGGCCCGCGccacggcgccaccgccgccgacatCGCCGCTGTGTCCGTGCCGGACATCTCCTCCCCGAAGAACCCCTTCCGTtgcttcgccgccggcgccggccagaCGCAGCCTCCTCCCCCGAAGCGCCGGAGATGA